In Paracoccus fistulariae, a single window of DNA contains:
- a CDS encoding carbon-nitrogen hydrolase family protein, whose product MTPFAITGVQMWVNAVQPNIEGMLQRIDILMARFPWTQMVLFSELAAFGPLSRHALPLTNEHIERFQAAAKRYNIWLLPGSMFEKTPEGKIYNTATVINPQGEIVTTYRKMFPFRPYETGVEAGTDFCVFDVPEVGRFGLSICYDIWFPETTRQLTSQGVEVLLHPVLTGTTDRDAELAIARATAAQFQCYIFDVNGLGSGGNGRSCVVDPSAQVLHQSAGQEDMFPIEIDLDQVRRQRLHGLKGLGQVLKSFRDRSVDFPVYDRDSGTDSYLQSLGPLAMPKQGGVLPGDQSFRDTYIGGPEDHAAQPSFKGAEEALAPQAVKIAE is encoded by the coding sequence ATGACACCTTTTGCAATCACCGGCGTCCAGATGTGGGTCAACGCGGTGCAGCCCAATATCGAGGGCATGTTGCAGCGCATTGATATCCTGATGGCACGGTTCCCCTGGACCCAGATGGTCCTGTTTTCGGAACTGGCCGCGTTCGGGCCGCTGTCGCGTCATGCGCTGCCGCTGACGAATGAGCATATCGAGCGCTTTCAGGCGGCGGCGAAACGCTACAATATCTGGCTTCTGCCGGGGTCGATGTTCGAAAAGACCCCCGAGGGCAAGATCTACAATACCGCGACGGTCATCAATCCGCAGGGCGAGATCGTGACCACCTATCGCAAGATGTTTCCGTTCCGCCCCTATGAAACCGGCGTGGAAGCCGGCACCGATTTCTGCGTCTTTGACGTGCCCGAGGTCGGGCGATTCGGATTGTCGATCTGCTACGATATCTGGTTCCCCGAAACCACGCGCCAGCTGACCAGTCAGGGCGTCGAGGTGCTGCTGCATCCGGTTCTGACGGGCACCACAGACCGCGATGCCGAACTGGCCATTGCGCGGGCTACGGCGGCGCAGTTCCAGTGCTATATCTTTGACGTGAACGGTCTGGGCTCGGGCGGCAATGGCCGCTCTTGCGTGGTTGATCCGTCGGCCCAGGTGCTGCACCAGTCGGCAGGTCAGGAGGATATGTTCCCGATCGAGATCGACCTGGATCAGGTCCGTCGCCAGCGCCTTCACGGCCTGAAGGGCCTTGGGCAGGTGCTGAAAAGTTTCCGCGACCGCTCGGTCGATTTTCCGGTCTATGACCGCGACAGCGGCACCGACAGCTATCTGCAGTCGCTGGGCCCGCTGGCCATGCCCAAGCAGGGCGGCGTCCTGCCGGGGGATCAGTCGTTCCGCGACACCTATATCGGCGGGCCGGAAGACCATGCCGCGCAACCGTCTTTCAAAGGAGCAGAGGAGGCTCTTGCACCTCAGGCGGTCAAGATCGCCGAATAA
- a CDS encoding NAD-dependent succinate-semialdehyde dehydrogenase has product MLDVKAQVAALDLKDPSLLETRGFVNGVWIGKATTFPVLNPATGDCIAHVADLDVADTAAAIAAADAARADWAACTGKERGAILRRWFDLMIANADDLATILTAEMGKPWHEARGEILYGASFIEWFAEEAKRVYGDVIPGHQRDKRIVVLKQPVGVVGAITPWNFPNAMIARKVAPALAVGCTFVVRPAELTPLSALAMAVLGQRAGIPAGVLNVIPSSDAATIGQELCDNEKVAKITFTGSTRVGKILMRQCADTIKKMSLELGGNAPFIVFDDADIDAAVEGAMIAKYRNNGQTCVCANRIYVQSGVYDEFAAKLKEKVAALKVGDGFSEGVTTGPLINEAALAKVEDHISDATGKGAQVIAGGTRLPRGGNFFAPTILTGVTAAMKIAREETFGPVAPLFRFEDEADVIAMANDSEFGLAAYFYSNDHGRVWRVAEALESGMVGINTGLISTELAPFGGIKQSGLGREGSRYGTEDYLEIKYLCLSGNF; this is encoded by the coding sequence ATGCTGGATGTGAAAGCGCAGGTCGCCGCTCTGGACCTGAAAGACCCCAGCCTGCTGGAGACGCGTGGCTTTGTGAATGGCGTCTGGATCGGGAAAGCGACGACCTTCCCGGTCCTGAATCCCGCAACGGGCGACTGCATCGCCCATGTTGCCGATCTGGATGTCGCCGACACCGCCGCAGCCATTGCCGCCGCCGACGCCGCCCGCGCTGACTGGGCCGCATGCACGGGCAAGGAACGCGGCGCCATCCTGCGCCGCTGGTTCGACCTGATGATCGCGAATGCCGATGATCTGGCCACGATCCTGACCGCCGAGATGGGCAAGCCGTGGCACGAGGCGCGGGGCGAAATCCTTTATGGCGCGTCCTTCATCGAATGGTTCGCCGAAGAGGCCAAGCGCGTCTATGGCGATGTCATTCCCGGCCATCAGCGTGACAAGCGCATCGTCGTGCTGAAACAGCCGGTCGGGGTTGTCGGCGCGATCACGCCCTGGAATTTTCCCAATGCGATGATCGCCCGCAAGGTCGCGCCGGCGCTGGCGGTGGGCTGCACCTTTGTGGTCAGGCCGGCCGAGCTGACGCCTCTGTCGGCCCTGGCCATGGCGGTTCTGGGTCAGCGGGCCGGCATTCCGGCGGGCGTCCTGAACGTCATCCCGTCCTCGGACGCGGCCACCATCGGCCAAGAGCTGTGCGACAATGAAAAGGTCGCCAAGATCACCTTCACCGGCTCGACCCGCGTGGGCAAGATCCTGATGCGCCAATGCGCGGATACGATCAAGAAAATGTCGCTGGAACTGGGCGGCAATGCGCCCTTTATCGTCTTTGACGATGCCGATATCGACGCGGCGGTCGAAGGCGCGATGATCGCGAAATATCGCAATAACGGTCAGACCTGCGTCTGTGCGAACCGCATCTATGTGCAATCGGGCGTTTATGATGAATTCGCGGCAAAGCTGAAGGAAAAGGTCGCCGCGCTGAAGGTCGGCGACGGTTTTTCCGAGGGTGTCACCACCGGCCCGCTGATCAACGAAGCGGCACTGGCGAAGGTCGAGGATCACATCTCTGATGCGACCGGCAAGGGCGCACAGGTGATCGCGGGCGGCACGCGATTGCCACGCGGCGGGAATTTCTTCGCGCCGACGATCCTGACCGGCGTCACCGCCGCGATGAAGATCGCCCGCGAAGAAACCTTCGGCCCCGTCGCGCCGCTGTTCCGCTTTGAGGATGAGGCCGACGTCATCGCCATGGCCAATGACAGCGAATTCGGTCTGGCGGCCTATTTCTACAGCAACGATCACGGGCGTGTCTGGCGCGTGGCCGAGGCGCTGGAATCGGGCATGGTCGGGATCAATACCGGCCTGATCTCGACCGAGCTTGCGCCTTTCGGCGGCATCAAGCAGTCCGGGCTTGGCCGCGAGGGATCACGGTACGGGACCGAGGATTATCTTGAGATCAAGTATCTTTGCCTGAGCGGCAACTTTTGA
- a CDS encoding cupin domain-containing protein, producing MRNMDQDGLEVGRKLRAFRERAGLSQRALAKRAEVTNSTISLIEAGRVSPSVGALKRILDGIPVGMSEFFAFEPAKDPTVFYPSEELTEIGKGGVSLRQIGSDLYGRAIMILMETYDKGADTGRVMYSHEAEEGGIVISGRIEVTVGAQRKILGPGDAYYFDSRNPHRFRQVGEEKCVIVSACTPPTF from the coding sequence ATGAGAAACATGGATCAGGACGGGCTGGAGGTCGGACGGAAATTGCGGGCATTTCGCGAACGGGCGGGATTGTCGCAGCGGGCACTTGCCAAACGGGCCGAAGTGACGAATTCCACCATATCCCTGATCGAGGCCGGCCGCGTCAGTCCCTCGGTCGGGGCGCTGAAGCGCATTCTGGACGGGATCCCCGTCGGCATGTCGGAATTCTTTGCCTTCGAACCGGCAAAGGATCCGACCGTTTTCTATCCCAGCGAGGAACTGACCGAGATCGGCAAGGGCGGTGTGTCGCTGCGGCAGATCGGCTCTGACCTCTATGGTCGCGCGATCATGATCCTGATGGAGACCTATGACAAAGGCGCCGATACCGGTCGCGTCATGTACAGCCACGAGGCCGAAGAGGGCGGTATCGTCATCTCGGGCCGGATCGAGGTCACCGTGGGCGCGCAACGCAAGATCCTTGGGCCCGGCGACGCCTATTATTTCGACAGCCGAAACCCGCACCGCTTTCGGCAGGTCGGAGAGGAAAAATGCGTCATCGTCAGCGCCTGCACGCCGCCGACCTTCTGA
- a CDS encoding RidA family protein has product MSMKHLNPGQRMSQAVCIGDIAFLAGQVPSDLTADIETQTKQVLAKIDAVMAELGGSKADIASVQVWLSDMADFQGMNAVWDAWIDPAAPPARATGGVALARPGMRVEMIAVAHVKRGG; this is encoded by the coding sequence ATGAGCATGAAACATCTGAACCCGGGCCAGAGAATGAGCCAGGCGGTCTGCATCGGCGACATCGCCTTTCTGGCCGGTCAGGTGCCCAGCGACCTGACGGCGGATATCGAGACGCAGACGAAACAGGTTCTGGCCAAGATCGACGCCGTGATGGCCGAACTGGGCGGCAGCAAGGCCGACATTGCCTCGGTTCAGGTCTGGCTGAGCGACATGGCCGATTTTCAGGGCATGAATGCCGTCTGGGACGCGTGGATCGACCCCGCCGCCCCGCCCGCACGCGCCACCGGCGGCGTCGCGCTGGCGCGTCCGGGCATGCGGGTCGAGATGATCGCCGTCGCGCATGTGAAACGCGGCGGATAA
- a CDS encoding DUF3726 domain-containing protein has translation MTGPSDPTRSGPPVPPKEVSEVQLSRNEIVALGTKAARGAGMEWGLAEEAGTAAGWLASMGLDGAGALLDQLQLAAGKGWPHICPVVARGRWRSAGSDPICPIALGATLCDFADLPEGIEDGDGLIIGPVSQPVLLLPFLAEIARRKAVLLELGWDDGTVLIGGSGQIDGDLAALHHANRILLRLSRRAGHGTWQDPAALRPISRQTMQKLTELAMKTTVPSTEASRAGAGAGTQDND, from the coding sequence ATGACCGGGCCCAGCGATCCGACCCGGTCCGGCCCGCCCGTTCCGCCAAAAGAGGTCTCCGAAGTGCAGCTGTCCCGCAATGAAATCGTGGCCCTTGGCACCAAGGCCGCGCGTGGCGCAGGCATGGAATGGGGGCTGGCGGAAGAGGCCGGAACGGCGGCGGGCTGGCTGGCCTCGATGGGGCTGGACGGGGCCGGGGCGCTGCTGGATCAGCTGCAACTGGCGGCGGGCAAGGGCTGGCCGCATATCTGCCCCGTGGTCGCCCGTGGCCGGTGGCGCAGCGCGGGATCCGATCCCATCTGCCCGATCGCGCTTGGCGCGACCCTGTGCGATTTCGCCGATCTGCCAGAGGGGATTGAGGATGGCGATGGCCTGATCATCGGCCCGGTGAGCCAGCCGGTCCTGCTGCTGCCCTTCCTGGCCGAGATCGCCCGCCGCAAGGCGGTGCTGTTGGAACTTGGCTGGGACGACGGCACGGTGCTGATCGGTGGCAGCGGGCAGATCGACGGCGATCTTGCCGCGCTGCATCACGCCAATCGGATCCTGCTTCGGCTGTCGCGGCGCGCGGGTCACGGGACCTGGCAGGACCCCGCCGCGCTGCGCCCGATCAGCCGCCAGACCATGCAGAAGCTGACCGAACTGGCCATGAAAACAACCGTCCCCTCGACCGAGGCATCCCGCGCGGGTGCCGGTGCGGGCACACAGGATAACGACTGA
- a CDS encoding BCCT family transporter: MTDSTKEQTESGWLDRVDKPLFAVTGGFILLFCALALISIDTLSAILDKSFALAARYFGLYWQILLLATFLIGLVICVLPGSRKVVGGLEKPEFTGFQWASMIMCTLLAGGGVFWAAGEPIAHFLSTPPYFGDLSGDPDAMAHAALAQSYLHWGFLAWAILGALTTVMFMHYHYEKGLPLAPRTLLYPVFGERALHGPVGLIADASCIIAVVAGTVGPIGFLGLQMSYGLNALFGIPDSFATQVVVILALASIYTISAMTGLEKGIQFLSKANIVLAFALLAFMLAAGATGFIFSSFIESFWLYLRNFFGMAMYRGEAGLFGDPGWLGWWTVFFWGWFLGYGPLMAIFIARVSRGRTIRGIILMLAIVAPIITNFWFTIIGGSGIALEQATPGIISGPFEGFNLPAGLLAITQGMPWGFLLSLLFLVLTMIFVATTSDSMSYVIATAMSDDNPSAPLRAFWGLAMGVMAVILISTGSGGVGKLQSFIVVTAVPVSLVLLPSLWDALRITLALGRE; this comes from the coding sequence ATGACGGATTCAACCAAGGAGCAGACCGAAAGCGGCTGGCTTGACCGCGTGGACAAGCCGCTTTTCGCGGTCACGGGGGGATTTATTCTGCTGTTCTGCGCGCTGGCGCTGATCAGCATCGACACGCTTTCGGCCATCTTGGACAAGAGCTTTGCGCTGGCCGCGCGCTATTTCGGGCTGTACTGGCAGATCCTGCTGCTGGCCACCTTCCTGATCGGGCTGGTGATCTGCGTTCTGCCGGGCAGCCGCAAGGTCGTGGGCGGGCTGGAGAAACCGGAATTCACCGGCTTTCAATGGGCCTCGATGATCATGTGCACGCTGCTGGCCGGCGGCGGCGTCTTCTGGGCTGCGGGTGAGCCGATTGCGCATTTCCTGTCGACACCGCCCTATTTCGGCGATCTGTCGGGCGATCCCGACGCGATGGCCCATGCCGCGCTGGCGCAATCCTATCTGCATTGGGGCTTTCTGGCATGGGCGATCCTGGGGGCGCTGACCACCGTCATGTTCATGCATTACCACTATGAAAAGGGTCTGCCGCTGGCACCGCGCACGCTGCTCTATCCGGTCTTTGGCGAGCGGGCGCTGCACGGGCCCGTCGGGCTGATCGCGGATGCAAGCTGCATTATCGCGGTGGTGGCCGGGACGGTCGGTCCGATCGGCTTTCTGGGGCTGCAGATGTCCTATGGGCTGAATGCCTTGTTCGGCATTCCCGACAGCTTTGCCACGCAGGTCGTCGTCATCCTGGCGCTGGCCAGCATCTATACGATCTCGGCCATGACGGGGCTGGAAAAAGGCATCCAGTTTCTGTCCAAGGCGAATATCGTTCTGGCCTTTGCGCTTCTGGCCTTCATGCTGGCGGCCGGTGCGACGGGCTTTATCTTCAGCAGCTTCATTGAAAGCTTCTGGCTGTATCTGCGGAACTTCTTTGGCATGGCCATGTATCGCGGAGAGGCCGGGCTGTTCGGCGATCCGGGCTGGCTGGGCTGGTGGACGGTGTTCTTCTGGGGCTGGTTCCTTGGCTATGGCCCGCTGATGGCGATCTTTATCGCCCGCGTCAGCCGGGGCCGCACGATCCGCGGGATCATCCTGATGCTGGCCATCGTGGCGCCGATCATCACGAATTTCTGGTTCACCATCATCGGCGGCTCTGGCATCGCGCTGGAACAGGCGACGCCGGGCATCATCTCGGGCCCGTTCGAGGGGTTCAACCTGCCCGCAGGCCTGCTGGCCATCACGCAAGGGATGCCCTGGGGGTTCCTGCTGTCGCTGCTGTTTCTGGTGCTGACGATGATCTTCGTCGCCACGACCAGCGACTCCATGAGCTATGTGATCGCGACGGCCATGTCCGATGACAACCCCTCGGCCCCGCTGCGCGCCTTCTGGGGGCTGGCCATGGGGGTGATGGCGGTCATCCTGATCTCGACCGGGTCGGGCGGCGTCGGCAAGCTGCAAAGCTTTATCGTGGTGACGGCTGTTCCTGTATCCTTGGTTCTGCTGCCCTCGCTGTGGGATGCGCTGCGCATCACCCTGGCCCTGGGGCGCGAGTAG
- a CDS encoding membrane dipeptidase, with translation MTPLIDGLQYANWSEKIFRQLREGGVDAVHVTITYHENFRETVLNIERWNRWFEQFSDLIFQGRTAADVTLARDTGRSAIFFGAQNPSCIEDDIGLVEILHTLGLRFMQLTYNNQSLLATGCYEAEDTGLTRMGREVVAEMNRVGLVVDMSHSGTRSTIEAIDHSSRPIAITHANPANWHPALRNKSDDVLRALGQSGGMLGFSVYPHHLKGGSACGLQDFCDMVARTADLMGIDHIGIGTDLCQDQPDSIVEWMRTGRWTKQIDYGEGSASAPGFPDMPDWFADNRDFGRIATGLKATGMDATNIAAVMGGNWLRFFDESFGARAETRKRYHNVAE, from the coding sequence ATGACCCCGCTGATAGATGGCCTGCAATATGCGAATTGGTCTGAAAAGATTTTCCGCCAGTTGCGCGAAGGCGGCGTCGATGCCGTCCATGTCACCATCACCTATCACGAGAATTTCCGCGAAACGGTGCTGAACATCGAACGCTGGAACCGCTGGTTCGAGCAGTTCTCTGATCTGATCTTTCAGGGCCGGACAGCCGCCGACGTGACCCTTGCCCGCGACACCGGGCGCAGCGCGATCTTCTTCGGCGCGCAGAACCCGTCCTGTATCGAGGATGATATCGGGCTGGTCGAAATCCTGCACACGCTGGGCCTGCGCTTCATGCAGCTGACCTATAACAACCAGTCCCTGCTGGCGACCGGCTGTTATGAAGCGGAGGATACCGGCCTGACCCGCATGGGCCGTGAGGTCGTGGCCGAGATGAACCGAGTCGGGCTGGTCGTGGATATGAGCCATTCCGGCACGCGATCCACCATCGAGGCCATCGACCATTCCAGCCGCCCGATCGCCATCACCCATGCCAACCCCGCCAACTGGCATCCGGCGCTGCGCAACAAATCCGATGACGTCCTGCGCGCGCTTGGCCAAAGCGGCGGGATGCTGGGCTTTTCGGTCTATCCGCATCACCTGAAGGGCGGCAGCGCCTGCGGCTTGCAGGATTTCTGCGACATGGTCGCGCGGACGGCGGATCTGATGGGCATCGACCATATCGGGATCGGCACGGACCTGTGTCAGGACCAGCCCGACAGCATCGTCGAATGGATGCGCACCGGCCGCTGGACCAAACAGATCGATTATGGCGAGGGCAGCGCCTCGGCGCCCGGCTTTCCCGACATGCCCGACTGGTTCGCGGATAACCGCGATTTCGGGCGCATCGCCACGGGTCTGAAGGCCACGGGGATGGATGCCACGAATATCGCCGCAGTCATGGGAGGAAACTGGCTGCGCTTCTTCGACGAAAGCTTCGGCGCACGGGCCGAAACACGCAAGCGGTATCACAACGTCGCTGAATAA
- a CDS encoding aldehyde dehydrogenase family protein: protein MTANTGIYIAGQWTDGASVVENLNPSDLSDVIGAYAQADGSHLDQALEAAREAWPRWWAAGVQKRHDVLMAIGTELMARAGEIGRMISREEGKPLAEGKGEVYRAGQFFTYYAGECLRNQGDLAESVRPGVEIDVRREPVGVVAIISPWNFPVATPAWKIAPALAFGNAVIWKPANVTPASAVALTEIIARQDIPAGLFNLVTGPGRAVGQRLVASPLIDAISFTGSVPVGRGIAQAAMANMTKVQMEMGSKNPMIVMEDADLDLAVAHAAGAAFGGTGQKCTAASRLIVHEAIHDAFVERLVQAAQALNVGHALAEDTQIGPVVSQFQLDQNLAYIEAGKAEGAELLCGGARLERATDGYFMAPAVFAGTRNDMRINREEMFAPITSVIRVGSYDEALVTANDSEFGLTAGIMTRSLARASHFRANMRAGCVMVNLPTAGTDYHVPFGGRGASSFGPREQGRYAAEFYTTVKTAYVAAGAPE from the coding sequence ATGACGGCCAATACTGGAATCTACATCGCCGGTCAGTGGACGGACGGCGCCTCGGTGGTCGAAAACCTGAATCCGTCGGATCTGTCGGATGTGATCGGGGCCTATGCCCAGGCCGATGGCAGCCATCTGGATCAGGCGCTGGAGGCCGCGCGAGAAGCATGGCCCCGGTGGTGGGCCGCCGGCGTGCAAAAGCGCCATGACGTGCTGATGGCCATTGGCACCGAATTGATGGCCCGCGCCGGGGAAATCGGCCGCATGATCTCACGCGAAGAGGGCAAGCCGCTGGCCGAAGGCAAGGGCGAGGTATATCGCGCGGGCCAGTTCTTCACCTATTACGCGGGCGAATGTCTGCGCAATCAGGGCGATTTGGCCGAAAGCGTCCGTCCCGGCGTCGAGATCGACGTGCGCCGCGAACCCGTGGGCGTGGTGGCGATCATCTCGCCCTGGAACTTCCCGGTCGCGACCCCGGCATGGAAAATCGCGCCCGCGCTGGCCTTTGGCAATGCGGTGATCTGGAAGCCCGCCAATGTCACGCCCGCCAGCGCCGTCGCGCTGACCGAGATCATTGCCCGGCAGGATATCCCGGCGGGGCTGTTCAACCTGGTCACCGGCCCCGGCCGCGCCGTGGGGCAGCGGCTGGTGGCAAGCCCGCTGATCGATGCGATCAGCTTTACCGGCTCGGTCCCCGTGGGGCGCGGCATCGCGCAGGCAGCGATGGCGAATATGACCAAGGTGCAGATGGAGATGGGGTCGAAGAACCCGATGATCGTCATGGAGGATGCCGATCTGGATCTGGCCGTCGCCCATGCCGCAGGGGCGGCATTCGGCGGAACCGGACAGAAATGCACCGCCGCATCGCGCCTGATCGTGCATGAGGCGATCCATGACGCCTTTGTCGAACGGCTGGTTCAGGCCGCGCAGGCGCTGAATGTGGGCCACGCATTGGCAGAGGACACGCAGATCGGGCCGGTCGTCTCTCAGTTCCAGTTGGACCAGAACCTCGCCTATATCGAGGCGGGCAAGGCCGAAGGCGCGGAGTTGCTCTGCGGTGGCGCGCGGCTTGAACGTGCGACCGATGGCTATTTCATGGCCCCGGCGGTCTTTGCGGGCACCCGCAACGACATGCGCATCAACCGCGAAGAGATGTTCGCCCCGATCACCAGCGTCATCCGCGTCGGCAGCTATGACGAGGCGCTGGTCACCGCCAATGACAGCGAATTCGGCCTGACCGCCGGGATCATGACCCGCAGCCTTGCCCGCGCCAGCCATTTCCGCGCCAATATGCGCGCGGGCTGCGTGATGGTGAACCTGCCCACCGCCGGCACCGATTATCACGTGCCTTTCGGGGGGCGCGGGGCCTCTTCCTTCGGGCCGCGCGAACAGGGGCGTTACGCCGCCGAATTCTACACCACCGTCAAGACCGCCTATGTCGCGGCGGGGGCGCCGGAATGA
- a CDS encoding LysR family transcriptional regulator, whose translation MTIKLEMLRVFRTVAEQGSLAQAAAILGRTPSAVSMMLAQFEDNLGAPLFEAERKNRLTKLGEHVLAEAVRATDVFHSSVLSIGRLTNSIAGTVRIAAVPSVTVTLLPRAIAEFRRQRPQVRLEISDLDSASVRRRIRLDEADIGILTASADDEDADATVIMRDRLGIVYQQGGTIGQALDSGDQPPSWRLLAQETMIANPLCNLVPHDIVPQLLESCTLQARNTTALLSFVREGLGATILPESVLAHFPHGLGFACPSDPAAMRTVRMIRPRDRRLSPAAQEFWNSLQGSVPV comes from the coding sequence ATGACGATCAAGCTGGAAATGTTGCGCGTCTTTCGGACCGTTGCCGAACAGGGATCGCTGGCGCAGGCTGCCGCTATTCTGGGGCGCACCCCGTCGGCCGTGTCCATGATGCTGGCGCAGTTCGAGGATAACCTTGGCGCGCCCCTGTTCGAGGCAGAGCGCAAGAACCGCCTGACCAAGCTGGGCGAGCATGTGCTGGCCGAAGCCGTGCGCGCGACGGATGTGTTTCACAGCAGCGTCCTGTCAATCGGGCGGCTGACCAATTCGATTGCCGGAACGGTGCGCATCGCGGCGGTGCCCTCGGTGACGGTGACGCTGCTGCCCCGCGCCATCGCGGAATTCCGGCGCCAGCGCCCGCAGGTGCGTCTGGAAATCAGCGATCTGGACAGCGCCTCGGTCCGGCGCCGCATCCGTCTGGACGAGGCGGATATCGGCATCCTCACCGCCTCGGCGGATGATGAGGATGCCGACGCGACGGTGATCATGCGCGACCGGCTTGGCATCGTCTATCAGCAGGGCGGAACGATAGGTCAGGCGCTGGACAGCGGCGATCAGCCGCCCAGCTGGCGTCTGCTGGCGCAGGAAACCATGATCGCGAACCCGCTGTGCAATCTTGTCCCGCATGACATCGTGCCGCAGCTTCTGGAAAGCTGCACCTTGCAGGCACGCAATACGACCGCGCTTTTATCCTTTGTCCGCGAGGGGCTGGGCGCGACGATCCTGCCGGAAAGCGTTCTGGCGCATTTTCCCCACGGGCTTGGCTTTGCCTGCCCGTCTGATCCGGCTGCTATGCGGACTGTGCGCATGATCCGACCCCGCGACCGCAGGCTCAGCCCCGCCGCGCAGGAATTCTGGAATTCGCTGCAAGGCAGTGTGCCGGTCTGA
- a CDS encoding protein-disulfide reductase DsbD domain-containing protein, which translates to MTRLKFLLIATALAATPAIARDLPPGLTSARILPGWMDGQGNRIAAIELRLEPGWKTYWRSPGDSGMPPSFDWSGSGNLDKITLHWPAPEAIRSGESLTMGYHDRLVLPFTASPKQAGEPVSLSASVDLGLCESICVPAHLELQADQPAPQPDPLIQAALANVPQPVRQDLTCHVQNISDGVQVAITLPHEQIQIAAIELAGQPEIWVSGTEIEQRADGTVAVADFVPSSAAPFPLDIQRLRLTVIGSNGAAEIEGCQP; encoded by the coding sequence ATGACACGCCTGAAGTTCCTGCTGATCGCCACTGCCCTTGCCGCCACGCCCGCAATTGCGCGCGATCTGCCACCCGGTCTGACCTCGGCGCGGATCCTGCCCGGCTGGATGGACGGTCAGGGCAATCGCATCGCCGCAATCGAACTGAGGCTGGAACCGGGCTGGAAAACCTATTGGCGCAGCCCCGGCGACAGCGGCATGCCCCCCAGCTTCGATTGGAGCGGGTCGGGCAATCTGGACAAGATCACCCTGCACTGGCCCGCACCCGAAGCGATCCGGTCGGGTGAGTCGCTGACCATGGGCTATCACGACCGGTTGGTCCTGCCCTTCACGGCAAGCCCGAAACAGGCCGGGGAACCGGTGTCCCTGTCGGCCAGCGTCGATCTGGGCCTGTGCGAAAGCATCTGCGTGCCCGCGCATCTGGAACTGCAGGCCGACCAGCCCGCACCCCAGCCTGATCCGCTGATCCAGGCCGCGCTGGCCAATGTTCCCCAGCCCGTCCGACAGGATCTGACCTGCCATGTGCAGAACATCTCTGACGGTGTGCAAGTGGCCATCACCCTGCCCCATGAACAGATCCAGATCGCCGCCATCGAACTGGCCGGTCAGCCCGAAATATGGGTTTCGGGCACCGAGATCGAACAGCGCGCCGACGGCACGGTGGCGGTGGCAGATTTCGTTCCCAGCAGCGCCGCCCCCTTCCCGCTGGACATCCAGCGCCTGCGCCTGACGGTCATCGGCAGCAACGGCGCGGCGGAGATCGAGGGCTGCCAGCCCTAG